The Anaerotignum propionicum DSM 1682 sequence TTAAAATCAAATTTTCCAAGAATAGCACCAATATAAATCATAGCCAAAGGAGAAAGCATCCCACCCACCATACTAACAGTATCTTTGATGGGCGCCGGCAAGCGAATATTTCCTAGAAAAAGCAAAAGCCCTACCAGTGTTGCCACATTTACAGGGGCCAGCAACAGCTTTTTCATATCCACCTTACTTCCCTCCGGATTGTCACCACATCTTTGCAAAACAATCACGCCCAAAGTATAGGCCGTTGTATTAAAAGCAAAGCTGGCAAAGGCGCAGTAAAACACACTGTTGCCACCAAAAATCATAGCAATGACAGGCACCCCCATAAAACCGATATTGGCAAACATACAGCTAAAAATCCAAATGCCCTTTGCTTTCTCAGGTACCTTTAAAACACGAAATGAAATCCAGCCTACAATCAGCCCCCAAAAGTGCATAATCACACAAACAAGAAATACCGTAGCACCACCTCGAAACAGTTCAGAGGAATAGTCAATCTGTAAAGAAGAAATCACAAAGCAAGGAATAATAATGCGGGTTAAAAACCCTGCAAAATCTTCCACAAAGCTATCTCCCATTATTTTTTTCTTCCGACAGAAATATCCTATTAAGAGCAAAAAGAATATAATCAATAATTTATTTAGCACTGTTAGAATTGCTCCCATGCCACTGACCATCCCCTTACAAGTTTTTATGTAAATTTTAACCCATTATGGGTTCACTGTATAGGTGCATTTTCACTTTTGAAAAATGTCCAGAATGTTTAGCGCCGCCATAACCCCCATTTCACTGCTGGCTTCATATGTTGCTGCACCTGCCAATTGGCAGGCAGAGAGATGCTAAAGCAGTGTTATAGAAAAATAATTAATGTGGCTTCCATGCTTAGCTTTTTTGGCGGTTTTACCGTACCCGCCTATGAGCATCCAAGGGCGCCGTTGCCCAGCTTACGAAAGCTCTGTCCAACGAATGGGCTTCTAGAGGTGTTAATGTAATGCCATTGCTCCCAGCTATATGGCAACCGATATGAACACTGCTTTGATCAATGATGAAAGTAGAAACAAAGAAATTTTAGGTCGCATTCCTGCCAAACGATGGGGAAATGGCGAAGATATGAAGGGCATAACCATCTTCTTGGCATCCCAAGCATCTGACTATCTAAAACGGAGCGGTAATTCCCGTCAATAGCGGTTAATTAAAAAAAGATTTTTCATTACTTTGTCTCCTTTTTTACATTGTAAAAAGACGGTTCCTTTTGTGAATCGTCTTTTTACTTTTGCATGGTATCATGCAACCCTGTCATCCTCCAGTATCAAGAGTACTAATTATTACCTAGGTCAAACCACAAACTTTCTCACGAGTCTATCTTAAAATAGGGCTCATATCCCTACTGTTTGTCCAATATCATTTATTAAAATATAACTTTATATTTACACAGAAAAAATTATCTACAGTGAGTGTCCTATTATGGAATATAGGAGTATGCCTTCTCATTTTTTATAAAATATCCCCATAATGATAACGGTGTTTATAAGAGAGACTGATTCCTGAAAAGATGAAGGAGTCTGTTATGCATGAGCACGGCAGGCTTTAGAAGAAAAACCATTCCTATCAAGATTTTCTTTTTTATGGGCAAGGCTTGGGACAAATGAAAAGCCGAAGGAAATTTAAATCCTACGGCTTTTCTTAAGTCGAAAACACCCTTATAGATCGAGAGACAATTTCAGTCCGCCTCTATATCAGAGATATCATTAGACTACACTTTAACTTTATACAGCTTTTTTCCTTAAACATGCACCTAATGCGCAACCAATAAGGGAGGGTAAAATCCATGCACAGCCATACGTTGCAAAGGGGATATGATTCACGAAATCCACCGGAACCCCATATTTTGAGGCAAGTTCTAAAGCACTTGTCAAAAATGCAAAATATGCACCGAAACGAGCAATATTGTCATTCTTGAAAACGTCATCAAAAAATGTCAACAACACCAAAACCAATATAGGCGGATACAGCAAACCAAGAATGGGTGCAGAAACATTAATGATTTTGGTTAAGCCAAAGTTGGAAACCACAAAACTGAAGATACAAATGCCAATTACAAGATGGCTATATTTTATTTTTTTGTTGAATAGATTTTGAAAATAATCGGCAGCTACGGAAGTCAACCCCACCGCAGTGGTCAAACATGCTAAGAAGACAATGACAGCCAATAAAACCATGCCCGACTGCCCAGTCAGAGCATGTGCAATAGCCAACAGTAAAGCTGCTTGGTTCAAATCTTCAAAACCACCCCCAGACGAGGTGGCACCAAGATAGGTTAATCCGCAGTATACCAGCATGAGCAAACCACCTGCGATAATCCCCGCCATACCAACCATTCGGCTCACTTCTTGTTTCTCCGTAAAGCCTTTATGATACGCCGCTGTTGTAAAAATACCTGTTAAGAGAAGAGCACCAATGCCATCCATGGTCTGATATCCAGATAGCATCCCCTCTTTCAAAGGAACAACCTGAGATGTAGCAGTTATGGGGCCAATGGGCGATATGATGCCTAAAACAATCAAGGCCAGCATAACGGCTAGCAAAACCGGTGTTAGATAATTCCCAACAATATCAACAACTTTTGTTGGGCGAATCGTTAATAACAATACAACTGCAAAAAATACTGCACCAAAAATCCATGGATTGATAGCAGGTAACAGTGTGGAAACTCCCATTTCAAAAGTCGTTGCTGCTGTTCTTGGAATACATAAACCTGGGGCAATACAGATAATAATGATTGCCGCCATAATTTCCCCTGGGATTTTGCCAATCTTACCTACTACGCCTTGAATATTTCCTTGACGATTAAAAACCGTCGCCAAAATAGCAAGAACCCCAAGTCCAACATCCATAATAAAAAACCCAAAGAATCCCAAAAACCAAGATGAACCGGTTTCACGCCCTAGGTATGGGGGGAAAATCAAATTTCCTGCACCGAAAAAAGTTGCAAAAAGTGCCAAACCCATAATAAGTATTGTTTTCCCTTTGCTCGTCTTCATCCAAACCCTCCTACTTTTCCCTTTTATGGAATGAGTTTCGTTTATTATCCTTCTATTTCCTCCAACAACAAATTAAATTTCGGCAGTGCTATTTGAACCGTTTCAGGACTGACACAATAGGATAACCTTATGTAGCCTCCACACCCAAAGGCAGAGCCCGGAACTGTTAAAAGGAGATATTTCTTTGCCAAATCTACAAATTCTGTATCCTTTGCAATTGGTGTTTTCACCCAAAGGTAAAAGGCGCCATCGGGTTTGATACAAGTGTAACCCATCTCTGACAAACCATAATAGAGGGAATCCCGATTCTTTTTGTAAAAATTCAAATCCGCAACCTCATCCACACAGCGTGCAATCATTCTTTGCTGTAAGGATGGCGCATTGACAAAGCCTAATATTCTTGTTGCCACATTTAAAGCACTCATCAGCTCTTTAAAATCAACGATATTTTCTGATACTGCAAGATAGCCGATACGTTCCCCTGGCAAAGAAAGGGATTTGGACCACGAATAGCCCACGATGGTATTATCATAATACTTTGTAATAAAAGGCGGTTTTACTGTTTCGTCATAAACCAGCTCACGATATGGCTCATCTGCAAAAATATAGATTTCTGTGGAATACTCTTTCTGTTTTTCCTCCAACACTTTTGCTATTTCAATAATGGTACTTTCAGGATATATTACTCCTGTAGGATTATTAGGGGAATTGATAATGACCATTTTCGTTCGGGGTGTAATGTAATTTGCAAGGATATGTGCATCCGGAATAAAAGATGGTATATTGGGAGGAACTATCACCAGTTTCGCCTCCACATTTGATGCATAACATCGGTATTCCCCAAAAAACGGAGCAAAAACCAAAACCTCATCACCGGGATTTAGCAATGCCTTCATTGCAACATTCATGCCTCCCGCAGCCCCCACTGTCATGACAATGGACTCTGACGTAAAATTCGTTTGAAACCGACGATTTAAGGAATCTGCAACGGTATTGCGCACATCTTCGTACCCTGAATTATTCATATAACCATGGAGAAAAACAGGATCCTCTTCCTTAATAACAGCTTCCAGTGCTTCATTCACTGTGTTGGGTGCTGCCAAATTGGGATTTCCCAAGCTAAAATCGCATACATTTTCAGCCCCATGAATCTGTGCCATTTGCTTACCTTCTTCAAACATTTTTCGAATGACCGAACTGTTTGATACGAGCTCTTTCATCTTTTCAGCTATCAAATGAATTCCCTCCCTATTTTACCTTCGGTTAGAACGACGCCAGATTTTCTGACTTTCAGCTCCTTGAATTAAACCATCCCTAAAATCAGGATGTGCCAAAGAAATCAGCATTTCCGCCCGTTCCCAAGTTGAACGTCCCGCTAAATTTACACATCCATATTCACTTACGATATAAGATGCCTGTGTACGAGGGGTTGTAATAATATCGCCCCCTGTAAACTTAGGAACGATTCTGGAATGGGTCTGCCCATTTTTATCTGTAAATGCTGAACTCATACAAATAAAACTTTTACCCCCTCTAGACATATATGCCCCTGTGGCAAAGTCCACCTGTCCACCTGTACCAGAGATATGGCGTGTACCCGAGCTTTCAGAAGATACTTGACCATAAAGGTCCACACCGATACAGCTATTGATGGAAATCAACCCATCAATTTGAGACATGACCTCAGGGCTGTTTACATAGTCCATGGGAAAAGAAATTAGCCCACGATTTTCCTCAACCCAGTCATACAATTTCTGCGTGCCCAGTGCAATACCAAACACACCTTTATCTTTATGGAGCGTTTTACAGCTATGATCCAATTTCCCTGCCTCATATAACTCCACAAAACCATCAGACAATAATTCTGTATGCATGCCCAGATGCTTTAAATCTGACTCTGCAATCAATTTTCCAACAGAATTAGGCATTCCGCCAATTCCCAATTGCAGCACTACCCCATCAGACAAATGGGGCATAATTTGCATAGCAATTTTTTCATCAATCTGTGTTGCTTTTGCAGTGGGTAATTGGGCAAGGGGGGGATGCTTCCCCTCCA is a genomic window containing:
- the brnQ gene encoding branched-chain amino acid transport system II carrier protein; this encodes MKTSKGKTILIMGLALFATFFGAGNLIFPPYLGRETGSSWFLGFFGFFIMDVGLGVLAILATVFNRQGNIQGVVGKIGKIPGEIMAAIIIICIAPGLCIPRTAATTFEMGVSTLLPAINPWIFGAVFFAVVLLLTIRPTKVVDIVGNYLTPVLLAVMLALIVLGIISPIGPITATSQVVPLKEGMLSGYQTMDGIGALLLTGIFTTAAYHKGFTEKQEVSRMVGMAGIIAGGLLMLVYCGLTYLGATSSGGGFEDLNQAALLLAIAHALTGQSGMVLLAVIVFLACLTTAVGLTSVAADYFQNLFNKKIKYSHLVIGICIFSFVVSNFGLTKIINVSAPILGLLYPPILVLVLLTFFDDVFKNDNIARFGAYFAFLTSALELASKYGVPVDFVNHIPFATYGCAWILPSLIGCALGACLRKKAV
- a CDS encoding acetyl-CoA hydrolase/transferase family protein, giving the protein MGLNQFYQEYKAKLRTPDEAVRLVKHGDWVDYSTGVGAPYLLDFALAKRKGELRDVKVRGSLALSPIQIVEQDREQESFTYQSWHCTGYERKLCEEGLCYYMPMLFRNEASYYRKYLTVNVAMICVAPMDRLGYFSFSFVNCTTKAILDTADIIILEVNENLPSVYGGKDDCIHISQVDAVVEGKHPPLAQLPTAKATQIDEKIAMQIMPHLSDGVVLQLGIGGMPNSVGKLIAESDLKHLGMHTELLSDGFVELYEAGKLDHSCKTLHKDKGVFGIALGTQKLYDWVEENRGLISFPMDYVNSPEVMSQIDGLISINSCIGVDLYGQVSSESSGTRHISGTGGQVDFATGAYMSRGGKSFICMSSAFTDKNGQTHSRIVPKFTGGDIITTPRTQASYIVSEYGCVNLAGRSTWERAEMLISLAHPDFRDGLIQGAESQKIWRRSNRR
- a CDS encoding pyridoxal phosphate-dependent aminotransferase, coding for MIAEKMKELVSNSSVIRKMFEEGKQMAQIHGAENVCDFSLGNPNLAAPNTVNEALEAVIKEEDPVFLHGYMNNSGYEDVRNTVADSLNRRFQTNFTSESIVMTVGAAGGMNVAMKALLNPGDEVLVFAPFFGEYRCYASNVEAKLVIVPPNIPSFIPDAHILANYITPRTKMVIINSPNNPTGVIYPESTIIEIAKVLEEKQKEYSTEIYIFADEPYRELVYDETVKPPFITKYYDNTIVGYSWSKSLSLPGERIGYLAVSENIVDFKELMSALNVATRILGFVNAPSLQQRMIARCVDEVADLNFYKKNRDSLYYGLSEMGYTCIKPDGAFYLWVKTPIAKDTEFVDLAKKYLLLTVPGSAFGCGGYIRLSYCVSPETVQIALPKFNLLLEEIEG
- a CDS encoding AEC family transporter, giving the protein MVSGMGAILTVLNKLLIIFFLLLIGYFCRKKKIMGDSFVEDFAGFLTRIIIPCFVISSLQIDYSSELFRGGATVFLVCVIMHFWGLIVGWISFRVLKVPEKAKGIWIFSCMFANIGFMGVPVIAMIFGGNSVFYCAFASFAFNTTAYTLGVIVLQRCGDNPEGSKVDMKKLLLAPVNVATLVGLLLFLGNIRLPAPIKDTVSMVGGMLSPLAMIYIGAILGKFDFKETIMEKWAYPVSFFRLIFMPLSSYIILKPFIHDQLILGVIVVGLSTPIGAFCAILAAEFGADEALASKYIFVTTVLCIFTMPIFFMLFL